The Cryptococcus neoformans var. neoformans B-3501A chromosome 7, whole genome shotgun sequence genome window below encodes:
- a CDS encoding hypothetical protein (HMMPfam hit to Fungal_trans, Fungal specific transcription factor domain, score: 91.3, E(): 2.5e-24): protein MPPDNRASSSSSAQTGSKKRSIAPKRNAIACLRCKERKARCVPAPPGSSPVPTCTNCLGAKKECIYLERTPNEIFLLEYVSQLESRCAALELDLRKLNPRSQFAADDIHMPEKAREAAVDKLNAVYPPGPLRIGDNGLMSGGQAATPIVGAGPGTSQIVATPLMKTDDISTRHAGDINLGSGALTSESENDEEGDEEDFALGIGMLSLGGGEEPVYVGPSSGVNWARVCATALRRPRDRSQPSHLSRFSYLAPPELASVQSALEYTLHHPTPPLPPAALAAHYLDLVYDHVQSRYGCFDWQAVRHWHENREAICQGRPLWGVGTGEDERRNLASFFLWLCYGYGARLSEGEKLQGAVSHEVYYNAAVACLSTLTSHHSLATVQALALLTIYSFRHPTAEVSVWQVGGLSMRTAVELGLHRRTRSKAEREKDPKRYEMKKRVFWAVYSLDRMMSAQLGRPSGIQDRDIDVELPLNVDVDFNQPKVLAAMQSRQLDMMSGKRPGDEYADGYGPVTSMTSAIHNIRLNQLKQLIQDAIYRLDKPLIPTKNILTAERQSIPEVDNLLVRLDQWRACHPDPPPGVQIPLLPREHWELEYHNCVQMLLRPIVASRRARREYVSLCLESAAALCETQYAYLQPAIDPSKLSTWRFYRIFLAGMTLLHVVTTLPTDFSEHDRRRAENAIRQCEISLGVWGERFRGAKRHEKLFKELVAAWEARKNDESQISTPKALPPIISERSQPKPFQSPAPHHPTPQSEPPVDIMSQFLHMVNFPHDTSSRPEQLGRQEPPASMQALYAADVTCSGGASVKNEECSAQANKAMEFNQPGAADGTNISLLKSGLGTMVSRSVTDMSSQHPKSEDWKQSGATVGDMHAGQWTSDVYLDNDGGFNHVVGGGLGIKDDFFS, encoded by the exons ATGCCTCCCGATAACCgtgcttcctcctccagctcgGCCCAGACAGGCAGCAAGAAACGATCTATCGCCCCAAAGAGAAATGCTATCGCATGTCTGAGATGCAAAGAGCGCAAAGCGCGA TGTGTGCCAGCGCCACCAGGTTCAAGTCCCGTCCCCACATGTACCAACTGTCTGGGCGCAAAGAAAGAATGCATCTACCTTGAGAGAACCCCAAATGagatcttcctcctcga ATACGTCTCACAGCTGGAATCACGTTGTGCTGCCCTTGAACTGGATCTCCGTAAACTTAACCCCAGGTCTCAGTTTGCCGCCGATGACATACATATGCCCGAGAAAGCCAGAGAGGCTGCAGTCGATAAGCTCAATGCTGTATACCCTCCCGGTCCGCTCAGAATAGGCGATAACGGTCTCATGTCAGGTGGGCAAGCTGCAACTCCGATTGTTGGTGCTGGCCCCGGGACTTCACAGATTGTTGCCACGCCGCTCATGAAGACTGACGATATAAGCACTCGCCATGCAGGAGATATTAACTTGGGAAGCGGTGCTCTCACGAGTGAGTCGGAgaacgacgaagaaggtgatgaagaggactTCGCCTTGGGCATTGGAATGTTAAGTCTTGGTGGGGGTGAGGAGCCCGTCTATGTGGGGCCATCTTCAGGTGTTAATTGGGCAAGGGTTTGTGCTAC CGCTTTGCGACGACCACGAGATCGTTCCCAACCATCGCATCTTTCTCGCTTCTCCTATCTTGCCCCACCGGAACTTGCTTCTGTCCAGTCCGCTCTTGAATAtactctccaccaccctaCGCCTCCCCTGCCTCCTGCAGCTTTGGCCGCCCATTATCTCGATCTTGTGTACGACCACGTTCAATCCAGGTATGGGTGTTTCGACTGGCAGGCTGTAAGACATTGGCACGAAAATAGGGAGGCTATCTGCCAAGGCAGGCCGCTTTGGGGTGTAGGTACcggcgaagatgaaagaaggaattTGGCATCGTTTTTCTTATGGTTGTGCTACGGGTACGGCGCTAGACTCAGCGAGGGAGAAAAATTGCAGGGCGCTGTATCTCATGAA GTGTACTACAACGCTGCCGTTGCTTGTCTCTCGACACTTACATCTCATCATTCCCTCGCGACTGTCCAggccctcgccctcctaACCATTTACAGCTTCCGTCACCCTACGGCTGAAGTGTCAGTCTGGCAAGTCGGTGGTCTATCAATGCGGACTGCCGTGGAATTGGGTTTACACCGCCGAACCAGGTCCAAGGccgaaagggaaaaggatCCAAAAAGGTatgaaatgaagaagagagtaTTCTGGGCTGTCTATTCCCTTGATCG AATGATGTCCGCACAGCTTGGCAGGCCATCGGGCATCCAAGACCGCGATATCGACGTTGAGCTCCCACTTAATGTTGATGTGGACTTCAATCAACCCAAAGTCCTTGCCGCTATGCAGAGTCGGCAGCTTGATATGATGAGTGGAAAGAGACCGGGGGATGAGTACGCAGATGGATATGGGCCTGTTACGAGCATGACATCGGCAATCCATAATATACGACTGAACCAGCTGAAGCAGCTGATCca GGATGCTATCTATCGTCTTGATAAGCCTCTCATTCCTACCAAGAACATTCTAACCGCTGAACGGCAGTCCATACCCGAAGTGGACAATCTATTAGTTCGTCTTGATCAATGGCGAGCTTGTCACCCCGATCCTCCTCCCGGTGTACAGATTCCCTTGCTACCAAGAGAGCACTGGGAGCTCGAGTATCATAATTGCGTACAGATGTTATTGAGGCCTATTGTGGCAAGCCGACGGGCGCGAAGAGAGTATGTATCGCTGTGTTTAGAGTCAGCGGCCGCCCTCTGCGAA ACTCAATACGCTTACCTCCAACCCGCCATTGATCCTTCTAAACTGTCTACCTGGCGGTTCTACCGGATCTTTTTGGCTGGCATGACACTCCTTCATGTGGTCACTACATTACCCACAGACTTTTCTGAACATGACCGACGCCGGGCGGAGAACGCCATTCGTCAATGTGAGATATCTCTTGGTGTTTGGGGTGAAAGGTTCAGGGGTGCCAAAAGACATGAGAAGCTATTCAAAGAGCTCGTTGCTGCATGGGAAGCCAGAAAGAACGATGAGTCCCAGATTAGTACCCCCAAAGCCCTCCCGCCAATCATCAGTGAGCGTTCGCAGCCCAAACCCTTCCAATCCCCTGcccctcatcatccaacgCCTCAGTCCGAACCTCCTGTAGACATAATGTCGCAATTCCTCCACATGGTCAATTTTCCACATGACACGTCTAGCCGCCCAGAACAATTGGGCAGGCAAGAACCGCCTGCTTCTATGCAAGCTTTGTATGCGGCGGACGTGACATGCTCAGGAGGAGCTAGTGTCAAAAACGAAGAGTGCTCGGCACAGGCGAACAAGGCAATGGAGTTTAATCAACCTGGGGCTGCTGATGGTACCAATATTAGTCTTCTGAAGTCTGGTTTGGGCACAATGGTTAGCCGTTCTGTCACGGATATGTCAAGCCAACACCCAAAATCCGAAGATTGGAAGCAATCTGGTGCCACAGTAGGTGATATGCATGCCGGACAGTGGACTTCGGATGTTTATCTTGACAATGACGGTGGTTTTAATCATGTCGTTGGAGGTGGATTAGGCATCAAAGATGATTTCTTCTCGTAA
- a CDS encoding hypothetical protein (HMMPfam hit to 2OG-FeII_Oxy, 2OG-Fe(II) oxygenase superfamily, score: 38.6, E(): 1.7e-08) → MPVPVPQIFQYDYVPETKEDLEWADLATIDLSKFNNPEGRKELAQTLLEAIRTKGFFYVINFGIPQEKVDRQYALGSKFYDLPLEEKSKYVPDLENGEYNGYRPAGRSVLGGGIRDRIEVYNIPKFDGYHERNHPDVIEQNIHEIEEFARSLHTNVLDPLHVLVALALELPEDYFTNLHKYSDPSEDHLRYMMYRHFSPEETKIIESNDGLYTLGHTDLGTLTLLFRQPVAALQIRDHETGNWKWAKPLDGSLTVNTCDALSFLTGGYIKSTVHRVSIPPKDQQQYDRLGLLYFARPQNDLPLATVDSPLLKREGFDKNEFERGGYKVPTMGEFVQVKQKWQQTKRVAHREGDGSQILPGFEGKYHD, encoded by the exons ATGCCCGTCCCCGTCCCTCAAATCTTCCAGTACGACTACGTGCCCGAGACCAAGGAGGATCTTGAATGGGCTGATC TCGCCACCATTGATCTATCCAAATTCAACAATCCTGAAGGCCGCAAGGAGCTCGCCCAAACCCTCCTCGAGGCTATCCGCACTAAGGGATTCTTCTACGTCATCAACTTTGGCATTCCCCAGGAGAAGGTTGACCGCCAGTATGCCCTTGGTAGCAAGTTTTACGATCTGCCCCTTGAGGAGAAATCCAAATACGTCCCTGACTTGGAGAATGGCGAATACAACGGGTACAGGCCCGCTGGCAGGAGTGTACTTGGCGGGGGTATCCGGGACAGGATTGAAGTCTATAACATCCCCA AATTTGATGGCTATCATGAGCGTAACCACCCCGACGTCATTGAGCAGAACATTCATGAAATCGAGGAATTCGCTCGCTCTCTCCATACCAACGTCCTCGACCCTCTTCATGTTCTCGTCGCTCTCGCTCTTGAACTTCCTGAGGACTACTTCACCAATCTTCACAAGTACTCCGACCCCTCCGAGGATCATCTCCGATACATGATGTACCGGCATTTCTCTCCTGAAGAGACTAAGATCATTGAGTCCAACGATGGTCTTTACACCCTCGGTCACACCGACTTGGGTACTTTGACCTTGCTTTTCAGGCAACCAGTTGCCGCTTTACAGATCAGGGACCATGAGACTGGCAACTGGAAGTGGGCCAAGCCCTTGGATGGTAGCCTTACCGTCAACACTTGTGATGCCCTATCTTTCTTGACTGGCGGCTACATCAAAAGTACCGTCCACCGA GTGAGCATTCCGCCCAAAGACCAGCAGCAGTACGACCGTCTCGGTCTCCTCTATTTTGCCCGTCCTCAAAACGATTTACCCCTCGCCACTGTTGACAGCCCCTTgctgaagagagagggTTTCGACAAGAATGAGTTTGAACGAGGCGGTTACAAAGTGCCGACCATGGGTG AATTTGTACAAGTCAAGCAAAAGTGGCAGCAAACCAAGCGAGTTGCACACCGAGAAGGTGATGGTTCCCAGATTCTTCCTGGTTTCGAAGGAAAGTATCACGACTAA
- a CDS encoding hypothetical protein (Match to EST gb|CF190108.1|CF190108; HMMPfam hit to MCM, MCM2/3/5 family, score: 941.6, E(): 2.5e-280) translates to MPSPPIPPSSQQRPKRPRSRSRSPTAGPSGLRSSPPPSSLPPSSLPPSSPPIPFSDFGDEQDVADDEAEVRRIGRENGDDDEEEEGEDLFNDDMMADYEENAGLDTYSQADLDDRSSVAGPTRAERLAAERAMDLRDRGVSGRRAGRRDHMPAFLQSDDDEAEAFGDDPLAGINIRRRRRQYDERMDEDDVEEDEEEMSLEHLGDVKAASIAEWVSRDAVRRAISKHFKSFLMTYVDAQGNSVYGQRIKHLGEVNSESLEVSYIHLANTRPILAYFLANSPQPMLELFDQVALDAILLYYPSYDRIHSEIHVRITELPTSLSLRDLRQSNLNCLVRVSGVVTRRSGVFPQLKYVKFDCQKCGATLGPFYQDTNKELKISFCQGCESRGPFVVNSEQTVYRNYQKMTLQESPGSVPAGRLPRHREVILLWDLIDMAKPGEEVEITGIYRNNFDASLNTKNGFPVFSTVLEANHINKKEDLFAAMRLTEEDEKMIRTMARDDRIAKRIVKSIAPSIYGHDDIKTAIALSLFGGVGKDINRKHRIRGDINVLLLGDPGTAKSQFLKYVEKTANRAVFTTGQGASAVGLTASVRKDPITKEWTLEGGALVLADKGHCLIDEFDKMNDADRTSIHEAMEQQSISISKAGIITTLQARCAIIAAANPIRGRYNPTIPFQQNVELTEPILSRFDVLCVVKDAADPVQDEMLAQFVVGSHLRSHPLFDKEHEEANVSTVIDADIIPQDVLRKYIMYAKEHFRPQLHQLDQDKLARLYADLRRESLATGSFPITVRHLESMIRMAEASAKMHLREYVRTDDIDLAIQVAVGSFVSAQKMSIKKTLERGFRKYVHQATDHEELLSFLLGGIVKEKVQLYRHSHGENPTRVFVKVSQLEGRAKELEIYDVQPFLRSRLFSTNGYKVVDHDGARSIEKAFTVGA, encoded by the exons ATG CCCTCGCCACCCATCCCGCCTTCCTCCCAGCAGAGGCCCAAGCGTCCCCGTTCGCGCTCAAGGTCTCCGACCGCCGGCCCATCAGGGTTGCGCTCTTCACCCCCACCGTCCTCCTtgcctccttcctctcttccaccatcctccccGCCCATTCCGTTCTCTGATTTTGGAGATGAACAAGATGTCGCCGACGACGAGGCTGAGGTCAGACGAATTGGCAGAGAAAACggggacgatgatgaggaggaagaaggagaggactTGTTCAATGACGATATGATGGC CGATTATGAAGAAAATGCTGGCCTTGATACATACTCTCAAGCTGATCTTGACGACCGATCATCTGTCGCTGGTCCCACCCGGGCTGAGCGTTTGGCAGCTGAACGAGCGATGGACCTGCGTGACCGAGGTGTTTCAGGTCGGCGCGCGGGCCGCCGTGACCACATGCCCGCTTTTCTTCAGtctgatgacgatgaggctGAAGCCTTTGGCGATGATCCCCTGGCAGGGATCAATAttcgacgaagaagaaggcaatatgatgagagaatggacgaggacgatgtcgaggaagatgaagaggaaatgtCCCTAGAACATCTGGGTGATGTCAAGGCGGCCAGTATTGCTGAATGGGTTTCTCGGGATGCCGTTAGGCGTGCTATTTCAAAACATTTCAAGAGCTTTTTGATGACATATGTTGATGCTCAAGGAAACTCGGTTTACGGTCAGAGGATCAAACACCTCGGTGAAG TCAACTCCGAATCCTTGGAGGTCTCTTACATTCATCTGGCCAACACTCGACCTATCCTTGCCTACTTCCTTGCCAACTCTCCTCAGCCAATGCTCGAGCTATTCGATCAGGTAGCTCTTGACGCCATCCTGCTTTACTACCCTTCTTATGACAGAATCCACTCTGAGATTCATGTCCGAATCACGGAACTGCCCACTTCCTTATCCCTTCGAGACCTCCGACAATCCAACCTCAACTGTCTTGTGCGCGTATCCGGTGTCGTCACCCGTCGAAGTGGTGTTTTCCCTCAGCTCAAGTACGTCAAATTTGACTGCCAAAAATGCGGTGCTACTCTTGGACCATTCTATCAAGACACGAACAAGGAACTCAAGATCAGTTTCTGTCAGGGGTGTGAAAGCAGAGGTCCCTTTGTTGTCAATTCTGAGCAGACAGTATACCGAAATTATCAGAAGATGACTCTTCAGGAATCCCCTGGTTCCGTGCCTGCTGGACGATTGCCTAGGCATCGAGAAGTGATTTTGCTTTGGGACTTGATCGACATGGCCAAGCCtggtgaagaggttgaAATCACTGGTATTTACCGCAACAACTTTGATGCTTCCCTCAACACCAAGAACGGTTTCCCCGTCTTTTCTACTGTCCTCGAAGCAAACCATAtcaacaagaaggaggatcTTTTTGCTGCTATGCGTCTcactgaagaagacgaaaagaTGATCCGAACCATGGCAAGGGACGACCGCATTGCCAAGCGAATCGTCAAGTCCATCGCACCTTCAATCTATGGTCATGACGATATCAAGACAGCCATcgctctttccctctttggCGGTGTCGGTAAGGACATCAATCGCAAGCATCGTATCCGAGGAGACATTAACGTCCTTTTGCTTGGTGACCCCGGTACTGCCAAGTCCCAGTTCCTTAAATACGTTGAAAAGACGGCCAATCGAGCAGTTTTCACCACCGGTCAAGGTGCTTCCGCTGTTGGTCTTACAGCCTCTGTGCGCAAAGATCCCATCACCAAAGAATGGACGCTAGAAGGTGGTGCTTTGGTATTGGCCGACAAGGGTCACTGCTTAATTGATGAGTTTGATAAGATGAATGATGCCGACCGGACTTCCATTCACGAAGCGATGGAACAGCAGTCTATCTCGATCTCTAAAGCTGGTatcatcaccaccctccAGGCTCGATGTGCCATCATTGCCGCTGCGAACCCTATCCGCGGTCGTTATAATCCCACAATCCCCTTTCAGCAAAACGTGGAGTTGACGGAACCCATCCTGTCCCGATTTGACGTGCTTTGTGTTGTCAAGGATGCAGCCGATCCAGTTCAGGATGAAATGTTGGCGCAATTCGTTGTTGGAAGTCACTTGAGAAGTCATCCGCTCTTTGACAAGGAGCATGAAGAGGCCAATGTTTCCACTGTGATTGATGCGGAC ATTATTCCTCAAGATGTCCTTCGCAAGTACATCATGTACGCCAAAGAACATTTCCGGCCACAGCTTCATCAGCTCGACCAGGACAAGCTAGCCCGTCTCTATGCTGATCTGCGACGCGAATCTCTCGCTACCGGTTCTTTCCCCATCACTGTGCGACATCTCGAATCCATGATTCGTATGGCTGAAGCCAGCGCCAAGATGCATTTGCGAGAATATGTGAGGACCGATGATATTGACTTGGCTATCCAGGTGGCTGTCGGGAGCTTTGTCAGTGCGCAAAAAATGTCTATAAAGAAGACCCTCGAAAGA GGCTTCCGAAAATATGTTCACCAAGCCACCGATCACGAAGAACTCCTGTCATTCCTTTTGGGTGGCAttgtcaaggaaaaggtcCAACTTTACCGCCACTCTCACGGAGAGAACCCTACGCGCGTATTTGTCAAGGTTTCACAGCTCGAGGGGCGGGCAAAGGAGCTGGAGATCTACGatgttcaacctttcctcaGAAGCAGGTTGTTCTCTACTAATGGGTACAAAGTGGTGGATCATGACGGAGCGAGGAGTATTGAAAAGGCGTTCACAGTCGGGGCGTAA
- a CDS encoding hypothetical protein (Match to ESTs gb|CF185563.1|CF185563, gb|CF186677.1|CF186677, gb|CF186676.1|CF186676), with protein MASSEPTSRALSVSSTLSSAIASLENDQNLRKQIKESVEPIEDLARSAWSEINKIHSAPASQHPDICNSSLEVIKKIAPLWVGVAELIPQGEFYRYLYAVGPIMRSLTTSIVFARFMLHDELTPAFTVSSLIGLEQEETKDLVLSAEDYLQGVIGAVNELPRLSINAVTSQNFELPVKIAAFVNDIFASYSLLNLRNDALRRRFDSLKYDLKRCEDVVYDLTLRGLAPAPKA; from the exons ATGGCGTCTTCTGAACCAACCTCTCGGGCTCTATCTGTTAGCTCCACTCTTTCGTCAGCAATTGCTTCCCTTGAGAATGACCAAAACTTGCGCAAG CAAATCAAAGAGTCCGTTGAACCTATCGAGGACCTTGCACGATCAGCTTGGAGTGAGATTAACAAGATCCACTCTGCTCCTGCTTCCCAGC ACCCTGATATCTGCAACAGCTCATTGGAAGTGATTAAAAAGATTGCCCCCTTGTGGGTCGGTGTAGCTGAACTCATTCCGCAAGGAGAGTTTTACCG GTACCTTTATGCAGTAGGCCCCATTATGAGGAGCCTCACGACCAGCATTGTGTTTGCTCGATTTATGCTCCATGACGAGTTGACACCTGCTTTCACAGTGTCTAGTTTGATTGGAC tggaacaagaagagaccAAGGACCTTGTGCTTTCCGCTGAAGATTATCTTCAAGGTGTGATCGGTGCTGTTAACGAGCTT CCGAGGCTGTCAATTAACGCTGTCACCTCGCAAAACTTTGAATTGCCCGTCAAGATTGCTGCCTTTGTCAACGACATCTTTGCCAGCTACTCTCTT TTGAACCTACGAAACGATGCTCTGCGAAGGCGATTCGATTCGCTCAAATATGACCTTAAGAGGTGCGAGGACGTTGTTTACGACTTGACCTTGAGAGGTCTTGCTCCTGCGCCCAAGGCGTAA